A region from the uncultured Sunxiuqinia sp. genome encodes:
- a CDS encoding GDP-mannose 4,6-dehydratase, with protein MQTIVVTGCAGFIGSHLSEKLLAEGNRVIGIDNFDPFYDRQIKERNLSASIDHQNFRFIEVDLSDFAELSSTLNEESIDTIVHLAGKAGVRPSIEDPQGYIRANITATQNILDVMKEKGIKKLAFASSSSVYGNTKETPFHEWQDVSNPISPYAFTKKACELINYTYHSLYGLDIINLRFFTVFGPRQRPDLAIHKFTRLILSGEEIPMFGDGSTSRDYTYYEDTVAGIRGAIKYLKNNEKVYEIINLGNNQPVKLSDMIVAIEKACGVKANIKQLLMQPGDVDITFANIEKAKKLLGYNPQYSFEEGVKSFVDWYREINK; from the coding sequence ATGCAAACGATAGTTGTAACCGGATGTGCCGGATTTATTGGATCTCATTTATCAGAAAAACTGTTAGCCGAAGGAAATCGGGTGATTGGCATCGATAATTTTGATCCGTTTTATGATCGTCAAATAAAAGAACGCAACTTATCAGCCTCCATTGATCATCAAAATTTCCGTTTTATTGAAGTCGACTTATCTGATTTTGCAGAACTCTCTTCAACCCTCAATGAAGAGTCAATTGACACGATTGTCCACCTGGCAGGGAAAGCCGGAGTTCGTCCATCAATCGAAGATCCGCAGGGCTACATTCGTGCCAACATCACGGCCACTCAAAACATCTTGGATGTGATGAAAGAAAAAGGCATCAAAAAACTGGCTTTTGCATCATCATCATCGGTTTACGGCAATACCAAGGAAACCCCGTTTCACGAATGGCAGGATGTGAGCAACCCCATTTCGCCCTATGCTTTTACCAAAAAGGCTTGCGAATTGATCAATTACACCTATCACTCGTTATATGGTTTAGATATTATTAACCTTCGATTTTTTACCGTATTTGGACCTCGCCAGCGACCTGATTTGGCGATTCATAAATTTACCCGATTAATTCTGAGTGGTGAAGAAATTCCGATGTTTGGTGATGGCAGCACATCGCGCGACTACACCTATTACGAAGACACTGTTGCCGGAATTCGAGGAGCTATCAAATACCTAAAAAACAACGAAAAGGTTTACGAAATCATTAACCTGGGGAACAATCAGCCGGTGAAATTGTCGGATATGATTGTGGCCATTGAAAAAGCTTGTGGCGTAAAAGCCAACATCAAACAACTCCTCATGCAACCCGGCGATGTCGATATTACTTTTGCCAATATCGAAAAAGCAAAAAAACTGCTGGGCTACAATCCTCAGTATTCCTTTGAAGAAGGTGTAAAAAGCTTTGTAGATTGGTATCGGGAGATTAACAAATAA
- a CDS encoding MotA/TolQ/ExbB proton channel family protein — protein MKATELFYTGGPLFMSILTIWGIGMLVFTAQKVIHFFVQGKVTKNGLGLILLFGSLAIVSGFLGQAIGLIAAFDAIEAAGDISPSLVAGGLKVSMIAPVYGTLIFILSLIAWGILKEIYVRKTEELS, from the coding sequence ATGAAAGCAACAGAGTTATTTTACACGGGTGGACCATTATTCATGTCAATTTTAACAATTTGGGGAATTGGCATGCTTGTTTTTACAGCTCAAAAGGTGATTCATTTTTTTGTGCAAGGGAAAGTAACAAAAAATGGATTGGGACTAATTTTATTATTTGGAAGCCTGGCAATTGTTAGCGGATTTTTAGGTCAGGCCATCGGACTAATTGCGGCTTTCGACGCCATAGAGGCTGCTGGTGATATTTCTCCTTCATTAGTAGCCGGAGGATTGAAAGTAAGCATGATTGCCCCGGTGTATGGAACTCTCATTTTTATTTTATCACTAATAGCCTGGGGAATTTTGAAAGAAATATACGTTCGGAAAACCGAAGAGTTGAGTTAG
- a CDS encoding histidine kinase — translation MKNIIHQVNLGNLSNFSFIKVGQHFLFWVVSYLFFILFFGRANRDYQTTIIFASLLFPLAIITSYFLNYYLIPRFLFTAKYWRFTLFLFYTFVFTLWCEVMISMFVFIIVSNFQFYKIDPSSFDVVFLLVGLYFIILAFIAIEQVKRAFEIKKEITRLGKRQLETDLKLRESELKLLRAQIHPHFLFNTLNNLYGLTLEKSDLAPELVLKLSDLMDYMLYKCNQPKVSLKSELDHLKNYIEIEKIRYGKKLTLELEEKGSPDQLEIAPMLLLAFFENAFKHGVSKSIQNPFVSIQIIIEGRQLQLHIENSRNSNADHAEDYTKGIGLKNVQKRLKLIYPDKHQLEINPKEDTFEIELQLELDQLHKPQQESQWTN, via the coding sequence ATGAAGAACATCATTCATCAAGTAAACTTAGGGAACTTATCAAATTTCAGCTTTATTAAAGTTGGGCAGCATTTTTTATTTTGGGTGGTTTCCTACCTGTTCTTCATTCTATTTTTTGGGCGTGCCAATCGCGACTATCAAACAACGATTATTTTTGCTTCGCTTTTATTTCCGTTAGCTATTATTACCAGTTATTTCTTGAATTATTACCTTATACCACGATTCCTTTTTACTGCAAAGTATTGGCGATTTACCTTGTTCCTTTTTTACACTTTTGTATTTACATTGTGGTGTGAGGTGATGATCAGCATGTTCGTATTTATCATTGTTAGCAACTTCCAATTCTACAAGATAGACCCAAGCTCCTTTGACGTTGTTTTCCTGTTAGTTGGTTTATATTTTATTATTCTCGCCTTTATTGCCATTGAGCAGGTAAAACGCGCTTTCGAAATCAAGAAAGAAATTACCCGGTTAGGAAAGCGACAACTGGAAACCGATCTGAAGTTACGTGAGTCGGAGCTCAAATTACTGCGCGCTCAAATTCATCCTCATTTCCTATTCAATACCTTAAACAACCTGTATGGGTTAACGCTCGAAAAGTCGGACTTAGCGCCGGAGTTGGTGTTAAAACTCTCTGACTTGATGGACTACATGCTTTATAAATGCAACCAACCCAAAGTGAGTTTGAAGAGCGAATTAGATCATCTGAAGAATTACATTGAAATTGAGAAGATTCGGTATGGGAAAAAACTGACCCTCGAACTCGAAGAAAAAGGCAGCCCGGATCAATTGGAAATTGCGCCCATGCTTTTGCTGGCTTTTTTCGAAAATGCCTTTAAGCACGGGGTCAGCAAATCCATTCAAAATCCGTTTGTTTCCATTCAAATTATAATTGAAGGTCGTCAACTTCAACTTCACATTGAAAATAGCAGAAACTCCAATGCCGACCATGCTGAAGACTATACAAAGGGCATTGGGTTGAAGAATGTACAAAAAAGGCTGAAGCTGATTTATCCCGACAAACATCAATTGGAAATCAATCCAAAAGAAGATACTTTTGAAATTGAACTGCAGTTAGAATTGGATCAATTACACAAGCCGCAACAAGAAAGCCAATGGACGAACTAG
- a CDS encoding response regulator transcription factor — protein MDELVYNCLIVDDEPIAIRVIKNHLSEFKNLKLAGECNNAIEAMEFLSKHKVDLIFLDIQMPQITGIEFLKNLSSAPKVIFTTAYRNYAIEAFELDVIDYLLKPISLVRFSKAVNRFYQRVNANTANPSPIEKGKQAPDHLFLKIDKKLHKIMHHEIFYLESFGDYVIVHSEKGKLTTKERISHLEEQLPASQFLRVHRGYIISISKITALLPGLVELGEFKIPIGRSYKTEVDKIILS, from the coding sequence ATGGACGAACTAGTTTATAATTGTTTAATCGTAGATGATGAGCCCATTGCCATTCGGGTGATTAAAAATCATTTGTCCGAATTTAAAAACCTGAAGCTGGCTGGCGAATGCAACAATGCGATTGAAGCCATGGAATTTCTTTCAAAACACAAGGTTGATCTTATTTTTCTGGATATTCAAATGCCGCAGATAACCGGGATCGAATTTCTGAAAAACCTGAGTTCAGCTCCAAAAGTAATTTTCACCACAGCTTATCGCAATTATGCGATCGAAGCGTTCGAGTTGGATGTGATTGACTATTTATTGAAACCAATTTCGCTGGTTCGTTTTTCAAAAGCCGTCAACCGGTTTTACCAGCGAGTCAATGCGAATACAGCTAATCCCTCACCGATCGAAAAAGGCAAGCAGGCTCCGGACCACCTATTTTTAAAGATTGATAAGAAGTTGCATAAAATCATGCACCATGAGATTTTCTATCTGGAAAGCTTTGGAGACTACGTTATTGTGCACTCCGAAAAAGGAAAACTGACAACCAAGGAACGGATCAGCCATCTGGAAGAACAACTGCCTGCCAGTCAATTTTTGCGGGTACATCGCGGATACATCATTTCAATCTCCAAGATTACAGCCTTACTTCCCGGTCTGGTTGAGCTCGGAGAATTTAAGATTCCCATTGGCCGAAGCTATAAAACGGAGGTTGATAAAATTATTCTCTCCTAG
- a CDS encoding FRG domain-containing protein produces the protein MCSFIENIYTTWEEFAKENPVSNLENKRFIYRGQTNSFLNEKFLEWEIVSSFNRYYSKLHYRFSQFISQQIAFMDSTYSEYEFVKNSNILDSNIISKIYFLQHYGVPTCFIDFTYHPLIALYFSISSLKGQSGGRNTIDGFPKYYHENYCFTVIRIDTNKLQTIIGIKDLEHFQLDLFLKYDSYCIDVDRNIYAQIALDLFPLQSTNNSNNFNLLKQNSCFLLFDNASCNSISFEKFIHLFIEKHHIQINEPFITKYHIKYNTAFKPRRSRQPDYTSLFKFLKQNNISGKTLFNDIQGLKYDFNFFHQE, from the coding sequence ATGTGTTCTTTTATAGAAAATATATATACAACTTGGGAAGAATTTGCCAAAGAAAATCCAGTTTCAAATCTTGAGAATAAACGATTTATTTATCGAGGTCAAACGAATAGTTTTTTAAATGAAAAATTTCTCGAATGGGAAATAGTATCTTCTTTCAATAGATATTATTCAAAACTTCATTACAGATTTTCTCAGTTTATTAGCCAACAAATTGCGTTTATGGATTCTACATATTCTGAATATGAATTTGTAAAGAATAGTAACATTTTAGATTCAAATATTATTTCAAAAATATATTTCCTGCAACACTATGGAGTACCTACCTGCTTTATTGATTTTACGTATCATCCATTAATTGCTTTATACTTTTCAATTTCATCATTAAAGGGACAATCTGGTGGGAGAAATACTATTGATGGTTTTCCTAAATATTATCATGAAAACTATTGTTTTACAGTAATTCGAATTGATACAAATAAGCTTCAAACAATAATTGGTATAAAAGACTTAGAACATTTTCAGCTTGACTTATTTTTAAAATATGATTCTTATTGTATTGATGTTGACCGTAATATTTATGCTCAGATTGCCTTAGACTTATTTCCACTACAATCCACTAATAACTCAAATAATTTCAATCTTCTTAAGCAAAATTCTTGTTTTCTTTTATTTGACAATGCATCTTGTAATTCAATTTCGTTTGAAAAATTTATTCACTTATTTATTGAAAAACACCATATTCAAATTAATGAACCTTTTATAACAAAATATCACATAAAATATAATACTGCTTTTAAGCCAAGGAGGAGCAGACAACCGGATTATACAAGTCTTTTTAAATTCTTGAAACAAAATAATATCTCAGGGAAAACTTTATTTAACGATATACAAGGATTAAAATATGACTTTAACTTTTTTCATCAGGAATAA
- a CDS encoding virulence RhuM family protein, whose translation MADSEILLYQTEDGQTKIDVRLEDETVWLSQVQMAELFQTTKQNISLHIKNILEEGELQDNSTVKDYLTVQPEGKREVRRNLKIYNLDVIISVGYRVKSHRGTQFRIWATTQLREYLIKGFVLNDERLKETGHTNKYFDELLERIRDIRSSEKIFYAKIKDIYTTAIDYDPATEESQLFFKSVQNKMHWAIHGHTASEIIYKRVDSEKQNMGLTTWGNAPHGKIRKTDVSIAKNYLTKDELKDLNLIVDQYLSFAELQARNQKPMYMKDWISKLNDFMTLNDKEILEHAGTISAKMAKELAVSEYEKYRKTRIEIEDVQEMKELEEGLKKLENKKKKK comes from the coding sequence ATGGCAGATTCAGAAATATTACTTTACCAAACCGAAGACGGACAAACCAAAATAGATGTCCGGCTGGAAGATGAAACAGTTTGGCTTTCGCAGGTTCAAATGGCAGAACTTTTTCAGACAACAAAACAAAATATTAGCCTGCATATAAAAAACATTCTTGAGGAAGGTGAATTGCAGGATAATTCAACTGTCAAGGATTACTTGACAGTTCAACCCGAGGGCAAACGCGAGGTTCGGCGTAATTTAAAGATTTACAACCTCGATGTAATTATTTCGGTTGGTTACCGTGTAAAATCGCACCGTGGCACACAATTTCGTATTTGGGCTACTACTCAACTTCGCGAATACTTGATAAAAGGGTTTGTGTTGAACGATGAGCGCTTAAAAGAAACCGGGCACACCAACAAATATTTTGATGAACTGCTAGAAAGAATTCGTGATATTCGCAGTTCGGAGAAAATTTTCTACGCAAAAATCAAAGATATTTATACAACTGCCATTGATTACGACCCTGCTACAGAAGAGAGTCAATTGTTTTTCAAATCAGTGCAAAACAAAATGCATTGGGCAATTCATGGACACACTGCATCGGAAATCATCTACAAACGAGTAGATTCAGAAAAACAAAATATGGGATTAACAACATGGGGAAATGCTCCTCATGGAAAAATTAGGAAAACCGATGTTTCAATTGCAAAAAACTACCTGACCAAAGATGAATTAAAAGACCTGAACCTGATTGTTGACCAGTATCTTTCATTTGCAGAGTTGCAAGCTCGGAACCAGAAACCAATGTACATGAAAGACTGGATTAGTAAACTCAACGATTTCATGACATTGAACGACAAGGAAATTTTGGAACATGCCGGGACAATTTCGGCGAAAATGGCAAAAGAACTGGCAGTATCCGAATATGAGAAATACCGTAAAACCCGGATTGAGATTGAAGATGTGCAAGAGATGAAAGAGCTTGAAGAGGGATTAAAAAAACTGGAAAACAAAAAGAAAAAAAAGTAA
- a CDS encoding glycoside hydrolase family 43 protein, with translation MKTLLLASMILMLFTGCQNSEKEVYLFSYFQDNGQDGLHLAYSYDGYNYTALNDNKSFLTPTVAEDKLMRDPCIIQGPGGKFHLVWTVSWNDRGIGYAWSEDLIHWSEQQFIPVMQDEPDALNCWAPELIYDEKSDQYMIYWATTIPGRFTEGEGLGDSKYNHRMYYTTTKDFVQFSETKLLYDEGFNVIDAVIKNIDGAYYMFLKDETKKPAKKHIRIAKSDQLTEGYQLISDPISPDWVEGPTVTRIGDSWVLFYDEYTRHHMGAVRSTDLKNWAVINDQIGFPEGTRHGTVFKGPESVLNKLLETH, from the coding sequence ATGAAGACACTATTGCTTGCCTCAATGATTCTTATGCTGTTTACAGGCTGTCAAAATTCAGAAAAAGAAGTCTATCTCTTCTCTTATTTTCAGGACAATGGACAAGATGGCTTGCATCTGGCATACAGTTATGACGGGTACAACTACACCGCATTGAACGACAACAAATCATTTTTAACACCGACCGTTGCTGAAGACAAACTCATGCGCGACCCATGCATTATTCAAGGGCCTGGCGGGAAATTTCATCTGGTTTGGACCGTGAGTTGGAACGACCGGGGGATTGGCTATGCGTGGTCCGAAGATTTAATTCACTGGTCGGAGCAACAATTTATTCCGGTAATGCAAGATGAGCCTGATGCACTGAATTGCTGGGCTCCTGAACTTATTTATGATGAAAAAAGTGATCAATACATGATCTACTGGGCAACAACCATTCCCGGACGATTTACAGAAGGTGAAGGATTGGGTGATTCGAAATACAACCATCGAATGTACTATACAACAACCAAAGATTTTGTCCAATTCAGCGAAACAAAACTTCTTTATGACGAAGGATTTAATGTAATAGATGCTGTTATTAAGAATATTGATGGTGCTTATTACATGTTTCTCAAGGACGAAACAAAAAAACCGGCAAAAAAACATATCCGGATTGCTAAAAGCGATCAACTAACCGAAGGTTATCAACTAATTAGCGATCCCATCAGCCCCGACTGGGTTGAAGGACCTACGGTTACCAGAATCGGTGATAGCTGGGTGCTTTTCTATGATGAATATACCCGCCATCACATGGGAGCTGTGCGTAGTACCGATTTAAAAAACTGGGCCGTGATTAACGATCAGATCGGTTTCCCTGAAGGGACACGGCATGGAACTGTTTTTAAGGGTCCGGAAAGTGTCCTGAATAAACTACTTGAAACTCATTAA
- a CDS encoding GatB/YqeY domain-containing protein, with protein sequence MSVFDQINEDIKAAMKAREKEKLEALRAVKKVLLEAKTAKGASAELDDQDAVKAIQKLAKQGRDSATIYKEQERDDLYQQEMKQVEVLETYLPEKMSDEMLEANIKTIIDSVGATGMKDMGKVMGMASKQLAGQADGKDIADKVKALLS encoded by the coding sequence ATGAGTGTATTTGATCAAATTAATGAAGATATAAAAGCGGCCATGAAGGCACGCGAAAAGGAAAAACTTGAAGCACTAAGGGCCGTTAAAAAAGTGCTTTTGGAAGCGAAAACAGCAAAAGGTGCATCTGCAGAATTGGATGATCAGGATGCTGTTAAAGCGATTCAGAAATTGGCCAAACAAGGTCGTGATTCGGCCACTATTTATAAAGAGCAAGAGCGCGATGACTTGTATCAGCAAGAGATGAAACAAGTGGAAGTGTTGGAAACATACTTGCCCGAGAAAATGAGCGATGAGATGCTGGAAGCGAATATTAAAACCATCATCGACTCGGTAGGCGCAACCGGCATGAAAGATATGGGAAAGGTAATGGGAATGGCATCAAAACAGTTGGCCGGACAAGCCGACGGAAAAGATATTGCTGATAAGGTGAAGGCTTTACTCAGTTAG
- the ftsZ gene encoding cell division protein FtsZ translates to MSSDMVNFDQDKSSDAIIKVVGVGGGGGNAVNHMYEQGIKDVGFMLCNTDEQALRNSPVPLKIQLGASLTEGRGAGNKPQIGREAAIENIEDVKRTLQSNTKMVFITAGMGGGTGTGAAPVIAEACRELDILTVGIVTLPFRNEGRRRIKQAIDGIAEMETHVDSLLVINNERIREMYGDFKISEAFAKADNVLTTAAKGIAEIITVPGYINVDFADVETVMRSSGVAIMGSSKAEGENRALKAVEEAMNSPLLNNNDINGARNILLNITSGGEEVTMDEIGEITDYIQAKAGHDADLIWGNGVDEALGNEISVTVIATGFSVSSIPEMMAARKVEKTYHTLVDDPQPTAPPRPKPEARVPFTGEPSRSVAGQNQQSIEFEVNKPRDEFDELYGKSSSSVDPEKEYSVKLDYSISSDEEVDELENIPAYRRKKVNIQSMKKKFEEKLSRFSLSPDDDDNTKLRDNNSYLHDKVD, encoded by the coding sequence ATGTCAAGCGATATGGTAAATTTCGATCAAGATAAATCTTCCGATGCGATTATTAAAGTGGTTGGAGTTGGCGGCGGCGGAGGAAACGCAGTCAACCACATGTATGAGCAAGGAATAAAAGATGTGGGTTTTATGCTCTGCAATACGGATGAGCAGGCTTTGAGAAATAGCCCGGTGCCACTAAAAATACAACTCGGAGCTTCACTGACAGAAGGACGGGGAGCCGGAAATAAACCTCAGATTGGGCGTGAAGCAGCCATCGAAAATATTGAAGATGTCAAAAGAACATTGCAGTCGAATACCAAGATGGTGTTTATTACTGCCGGAATGGGTGGTGGAACCGGGACAGGAGCGGCTCCCGTAATTGCAGAAGCATGCCGCGAGCTTGATATTTTAACTGTCGGCATTGTTACGCTTCCATTTCGCAATGAAGGCCGCCGCCGTATCAAGCAGGCCATTGATGGTATTGCCGAAATGGAGACTCACGTTGATTCGCTGTTGGTGATCAACAACGAAAGAATTCGTGAAATGTATGGTGATTTTAAAATCTCGGAGGCATTTGCAAAGGCTGATAATGTGTTAACTACTGCTGCGAAAGGTATTGCCGAGATTATTACGGTACCGGGTTATATTAATGTGGACTTTGCCGACGTGGAAACTGTTATGCGAAGCAGCGGCGTAGCCATCATGGGATCATCAAAGGCTGAAGGAGAGAATCGTGCACTCAAAGCCGTTGAAGAAGCGATGAACTCGCCCTTGCTGAATAATAACGATATTAACGGTGCTCGAAATATCTTGCTCAATATTACATCGGGGGGCGAAGAAGTAACGATGGACGAGATTGGAGAGATTACCGACTATATCCAGGCTAAGGCCGGGCACGATGCCGACCTGATTTGGGGTAATGGTGTTGATGAGGCGCTGGGTAACGAAATTTCGGTAACCGTAATTGCTACAGGCTTTAGCGTTAGTAGTATACCGGAAATGATGGCTGCCCGAAAAGTGGAAAAAACGTACCATACATTGGTTGATGATCCTCAGCCAACAGCACCACCTCGACCTAAGCCGGAGGCTCGAGTTCCATTCACTGGAGAGCCAAGTCGGTCTGTTGCTGGTCAGAATCAGCAATCGATAGAATTTGAGGTAAATAAGCCGAGAGATGAGTTTGATGAGTTGTACGGAAAATCAAGTTCATCGGTCGATCCGGAGAAAGAATACTCGGTAAAATTGGATTATTCTATTTCGAGTGATGAGGAAGTTGATGAACTGGAAAATATTCCGGCTTACCGACGCAAGAAGGTTAACATCCAGAGTATGAAAAAGAAGTTTGAAGAAAAATTGTCGCGTTTTTCTTTATCACCCGATGATGATGACAACACAAAGTTACGCGACAACAATTCCTATTTGCACGATAAAGTAGATTAG
- the ftsZ gene encoding cell division protein FtsZ, whose amino-acid sequence MSEDILNFGFQETKSSIIKVIGVGGGGCNAVNHMLEEGITGVDFMICNTDAQALRVSAVPVKIQLGVTLTEGRGAGNLPAQGEQAAIENLEDIRTVLDGTTKMLFITAGMGGGTGTGATPVIAGLARELDILTIAVVTIPSPAEGKRRFQQALEGVDKLKEHVDSLLVISNEKLHKIYGDLPASQAFKKADSILGTAVKGVAEIITLHGNINIDYADVETVMAKSEVFIMGTGISEGDGRAMDAVLKALESPLLDSNDIKGTKDILLNITSGEEEIRMGEIGDIIEFLQEKAGQDANIIWGNSLDKRLGTKVSVTIIATRFDRNPNSLLQKEEPKEEVLLEDQPVDINLEDEEDDFSRIFEDEMKKQPQQVGKKTNHSRNPKKQNKRELVSEEARENGNTDSWFQRQFNRFFDDQDEEMDN is encoded by the coding sequence ATGAGTGAGGACATATTAAACTTCGGTTTTCAAGAGACAAAGTCATCAATCATCAAGGTGATTGGAGTAGGCGGTGGTGGCTGTAATGCAGTTAACCACATGCTCGAAGAAGGCATAACAGGTGTTGATTTTATGATTTGTAATACCGATGCTCAGGCATTGAGGGTTAGTGCTGTGCCCGTGAAAATTCAATTAGGGGTAACCCTTACTGAAGGTCGCGGAGCAGGTAATTTACCAGCTCAGGGCGAGCAGGCTGCCATTGAAAATCTCGAAGATATTCGAACCGTGCTGGATGGAACCACCAAGATGCTGTTTATTACGGCGGGAATGGGGGGCGGAACAGGAACGGGTGCTACTCCGGTAATTGCCGGATTAGCGCGCGAACTGGATATTCTGACTATCGCAGTCGTTACCATCCCGTCGCCAGCCGAGGGGAAGCGTCGGTTTCAACAAGCACTGGAAGGTGTTGACAAGCTCAAGGAGCACGTAGATAGTTTGCTGGTGATTAGTAATGAAAAACTGCATAAAATTTATGGCGATTTGCCTGCTTCACAAGCTTTCAAAAAGGCTGACAGTATTTTGGGAACCGCGGTAAAAGGCGTTGCTGAAATTATTACACTGCACGGAAATATCAATATTGATTACGCAGACGTTGAAACTGTGATGGCGAAGAGTGAGGTATTCATCATGGGAACTGGTATTTCTGAAGGTGATGGGAGAGCGATGGATGCTGTACTCAAAGCACTGGAGTCGCCCTTGTTGGATAGTAACGACATCAAAGGAACAAAAGATATTTTGCTGAATATTACTTCGGGAGAAGAGGAAATCCGAATGGGTGAAATTGGAGATATCATTGAATTCTTGCAGGAAAAAGCAGGTCAGGATGCGAATATTATTTGGGGTAACAGTTTGGACAAGCGACTTGGGACGAAAGTCAGCGTAACCATAATTGCGACTCGATTTGATAGAAATCCCAATAGCCTGCTTCAAAAGGAAGAGCCCAAAGAGGAAGTTCTTCTTGAAGATCAACCGGTAGATATTAACCTGGAAGATGAGGAAGATGATTTCTCCAGGATTTTTGAAGATGAAATGAAAAAGCAACCACAGCAAGTGGGCAAGAAAACAAACCACTCGCGTAATCCAAAAAAGCAAAACAAGCGCGAGTTGGTCTCTGAAGAAGCTCGGGAAAATGGAAACACGGATAGCTGGTTTCAGCGCCAGTTTAATCGTTTTTTCGACGATCAGGATGAAGAAATGGATAATTAA
- the ftsA gene encoding cell division protein FtsA: MGKSEKIVAAVDVGTTKVVVVAGRKDREGTIEILGYGKSCSMGVKRGVVLNIDEAFSSIHEAIRQAEDMFEGDIEEVYVNIVGQQLKTFTKRGEQYINESRIVSEKDVDAMFQQVKNVEIPEAYKIYHTSPQLFTIDNEAGILNPVGMTGERMEADFKLLVAPQLYEDNLQRCFERAGITVRKTVIDPLASSEILLSEDEKEAGVVMLDIGGGTTKMAIYHDGVLCYSSLIPFGGNVITHDIKEGCTILARQAESLKVQFGEAMGDFAPEDKVVTIPGISGWEPKEISFKNLAFIIQARMEEIIEAFFFQIEKSGYMDKVGAGIVLTGGCALMPNLSQLIKFQTGLDVRKGIPRMKAGERWKELEDPRNATVLGLLLIALNESEDSEVTKNSFKTGKAKKTRSIQPGFLSKMKNEVARQVTLFFDEDQDTEMF; encoded by the coding sequence ATGGGCAAAAGCGAAAAAATAGTAGCAGCAGTTGACGTCGGTACAACCAAAGTTGTTGTGGTCGCTGGTCGCAAGGATAGAGAAGGAACGATCGAAATTCTGGGATACGGAAAATCTTGTTCCATGGGCGTGAAGCGCGGCGTGGTGTTGAATATCGACGAGGCTTTTTCTTCCATTCATGAGGCTATTCGTCAAGCTGAAGATATGTTTGAAGGAGACATTGAGGAAGTGTATGTCAATATTGTTGGGCAACAACTAAAAACATTTACCAAGCGTGGCGAACAATACATTAACGAAAGCCGGATTGTTTCAGAGAAAGATGTTGATGCCATGTTTCAGCAGGTGAAAAATGTTGAAATACCTGAAGCGTATAAGATTTATCATACGTCGCCGCAGCTGTTTACAATAGATAATGAGGCAGGTATTCTAAATCCGGTTGGAATGACGGGTGAGAGAATGGAAGCGGACTTCAAACTTTTGGTTGCCCCCCAATTGTATGAAGATAACCTACAGCGTTGTTTCGAGCGAGCTGGAATCACCGTCCGAAAAACGGTGATCGACCCCTTGGCTTCGTCCGAAATACTGCTTTCTGAAGACGAGAAGGAAGCCGGTGTAGTTATGCTAGACATTGGCGGGGGTACCACAAAAATGGCAATTTACCACGATGGTGTCTTGTGCTACTCATCGCTTATTCCATTTGGAGGAAACGTGATTACACACGACATTAAAGAGGGATGCACAATTTTAGCCCGTCAGGCCGAGTCGCTTAAAGTTCAGTTTGGAGAGGCGATGGGTGATTTTGCCCCTGAAGATAAAGTGGTTACCATACCCGGGATTTCCGGATGGGAACCCAAAGAAATTTCATTTAAAAACCTGGCTTTTATCATCCAGGCCCGGATGGAGGAAATTATAGAAGCTTTTTTCTTCCAAATTGAAAAATCGGGCTATATGGATAAAGTAGGAGCAGGAATTGTACTTACAGGTGGTTGTGCTTTGATGCCTAACCTCAGCCAGCTAATCAAGTTTCAAACCGGCTTGGATGTTCGTAAAGGCATTCCACGGATGAAAGCTGGTGAGCGGTGGAAGGAGCTGGAAGATCCTCGAAATGCAACTGTACTTGGTTTGCTGCTCATCGCTCTTAATGAATCAGAGGATTCGGAAGTGACCAAAAACTCTTTCAAAACTGGAAAGGCAAAGAAAACGCGCTCAATACAACCTGGCTTTTTATCAAAAATGAAAAATGAGGTAGCTCGCCAGGTTACGCTGTTCTTCGACGAAGATCAGGATACGGAAATGTTTTAG